One genomic window of Candidatus Didemnitutus sp. includes the following:
- a CDS encoding TPM domain-containing protein, which yields MKTFLAQLDTARIERAIADAEKLTSGELRVVFQAGEVTDVTQLAHDAFARLGMTSTRERNAVLILIAPDARQFALYGDAGVHAKCGDDFWRNVAAAMEQKFRTGQHTDAVIEGIARAGELLAREFPHRPDDRDELPNTVVQDPPPPRVI from the coding sequence ATGAAAACCTTCCTCGCCCAACTCGACACCGCCCGCATCGAGCGCGCCATCGCCGACGCCGAAAAACTCACTTCCGGCGAACTTCGCGTTGTTTTCCAAGCCGGCGAAGTGACCGACGTCACGCAGCTCGCCCATGACGCCTTCGCGCGGCTCGGCATGACCTCCACGCGCGAACGCAACGCCGTGCTCATCCTCATCGCGCCCGATGCGCGCCAGTTCGCCCTCTACGGCGACGCAGGCGTGCATGCGAAATGCGGCGACGATTTCTGGCGCAACGTCGCGGCCGCGATGGAGCAGAAATTTCGCACCGGCCAGCACACCGACGCCGTCATCGAAGGCATCGCGCGCGCCGGCGAATTGCTCGCGCGCGAGTTTCCGCATCGGCCGGACGATCGCGACGAACTGCCCAACACCGTCGTGCAGGACCCGCCGCCCCCGCGGGTGATCTGA
- a CDS encoding oligopeptide:H+ symporter, which produces MSSPTAPATPASDPAKVPIPRQIPFIIGNEGCERFSFYGMRNILTVFLVSSLLMYLPEGDRAGAAKEVFHTFVIGVYFFPLLGGWLADRLWGKYNVIFWLSLVYCVGQGMLALCVDNRVGFYTGLFLIALGSGGIKPCISSFVGDQFDSTNKHRAKVVFDAFYWIINFGSFFASLLMPIFLKQLGPAVAFGIPGVLMFLSTVVLWAGRKKYVMVPPTPPDPHSFLRVCWTALMSGPAGKVLAALGVLVAALGFYWLPGFENFVKAVCVAIVAIVAFGGIGVRLQLEGARGAHPDAAVEGVRGVLRVLVLFALVTPFWSLFDQKASTWVLQGKAMEAWHLFDAAALRESSPLLATIFGHFATIEPSQMQALNPLFVMLLIPFNNLMLFPALRKIGFEVTALRRMTLGIAFAAASWVVIGWLQLSLDGGAKVNIAWQVLPYVLLTLGEVLVSATGLEFAYSQAPQSMKGALMSFWLLSVTIGNLWVLVANAAVKNDAVTGAIASTGFGVTAFQMFFFAAFAFVAAAIFGLVARGYAVKDHYRAA; this is translated from the coding sequence ATGAGTTCCCCGACCGCGCCTGCGACCCCGGCGAGCGACCCGGCGAAAGTGCCGATCCCGCGCCAGATTCCCTTCATCATCGGCAACGAGGGTTGCGAACGGTTCAGCTTCTACGGCATGCGGAACATCCTGACGGTGTTTCTCGTCTCGTCGCTGCTGATGTATCTGCCGGAGGGCGACCGCGCCGGCGCGGCGAAGGAGGTTTTCCACACCTTCGTGATCGGCGTGTATTTCTTCCCGCTGCTCGGCGGCTGGCTGGCGGACCGGCTCTGGGGCAAATACAACGTCATCTTCTGGCTGAGTCTCGTCTACTGCGTGGGGCAGGGGATGCTCGCGCTGTGCGTGGACAACCGCGTCGGGTTCTACACCGGACTGTTTCTCATCGCGCTCGGCTCGGGCGGCATCAAGCCGTGCATCTCGTCGTTCGTCGGCGACCAGTTCGACTCGACCAACAAGCACCGCGCGAAGGTGGTGTTCGACGCGTTCTACTGGATCATCAATTTCGGGTCGTTCTTCGCGTCGCTGCTGATGCCGATCTTCCTGAAGCAACTCGGGCCGGCGGTCGCGTTCGGCATTCCGGGCGTGCTGATGTTCCTCTCGACCGTGGTGCTGTGGGCGGGCCGGAAGAAATACGTGATGGTGCCGCCGACGCCGCCCGATCCTCACTCGTTCCTGCGCGTGTGCTGGACGGCGCTCATGTCCGGCCCGGCGGGCAAAGTGCTCGCCGCGCTCGGCGTGCTGGTGGCGGCGCTGGGTTTCTACTGGCTGCCGGGTTTCGAGAATTTCGTGAAAGCGGTCTGCGTTGCGATCGTCGCCATCGTGGCGTTCGGCGGCATCGGCGTGCGGCTGCAGCTCGAGGGCGCGCGCGGCGCGCATCCGGACGCGGCGGTCGAGGGCGTGCGCGGCGTGTTGCGCGTGCTCGTGCTCTTCGCGCTCGTGACGCCGTTCTGGTCGCTCTTCGACCAGAAGGCCTCGACGTGGGTCTTGCAGGGCAAGGCGATGGAGGCGTGGCACCTGTTCGACGCGGCGGCGCTGCGCGAATCGAGTCCGCTGCTCGCGACGATCTTCGGACATTTCGCGACGATCGAACCGTCGCAGATGCAGGCACTGAACCCGCTGTTCGTGATGCTGCTGATTCCGTTCAACAACCTCATGCTCTTCCCCGCGCTGCGGAAAATCGGCTTCGAGGTCACGGCGCTGCGCCGCATGACCCTGGGCATCGCGTTCGCGGCGGCCTCGTGGGTCGTGATCGGCTGGCTGCAACTCTCGCTCGATGGCGGGGCGAAGGTGAACATCGCGTGGCAGGTGCTGCCATATGTGTTGCTGACGCTCGGCGAGGTGCTCGTGTCGGCCACGGGGCTGGAGTTCGCCTACAGCCAGGCGCCGCAATCGATGAAGGGCGCGCTGATGAGCTTCTGGCTGCTGTCCGTCACGATCGGCAATCTCTGGGTGCTCGTCGCCAATGCGGCGGTGAAGAACGACGCCGTGACCGGCGCGATCGCGTCGACCGGCTTCGGCGTGACGGCGTTCCAGATGTTCTTCTTCGCGGCGTTCGCGTTCGTGGCGGCGGCGATCTTCGGACTCGTCGCGCGCGGCTACGCGGTGAAGGACCACTACCGCGCGGCCTGA
- a CDS encoding MmcQ/YjbR family DNA-binding protein has translation MLLDRLQAFTLALPHVTVVAQWGGLVYKVSGKVFLVLSLDGQLLEGVCFKCPPEEFDALTEIDGIAQAPYFAKRHWVRLSDTAALPEPQLRERIRRSHQLVAAGLPKKTRLALGLD, from the coding sequence GTGCTCCTCGATCGTTTGCAGGCTTTCACGCTCGCGCTGCCTCATGTGACCGTCGTCGCCCAGTGGGGCGGGCTCGTCTACAAGGTCTCGGGCAAGGTCTTCCTCGTGCTCTCGCTCGACGGGCAATTGCTGGAAGGCGTGTGCTTCAAATGTCCGCCGGAGGAGTTCGACGCGCTCACCGAGATCGACGGCATCGCGCAGGCACCCTACTTCGCCAAACGTCATTGGGTGCGGCTGTCCGACACCGCGGCGCTGCCCGAGCCGCAACTTCGAGAGCGCATCCGCCGCAGTCATCAACTGGTCGCAGCGGGCTTGCCGAAAAAGACGCGACTCGCACTCGGCTTGGACTGA
- a CDS encoding ABC transporter permease → MLNDLRFALRQLTRHRWFSLAVIVTLALGIGINTTVFTLVNAVLFKPLPIPGGERLAIVTQDWPEGRLTRGPLSLPEFRAYQSQNRTFDGLEAIETSVGVIAEPGVSPERYNLGVSTTGLFGLVKAQPILGRALLPSDGAPGAPLVVLLSHKVWQHHYAGALDVVGRSVRLNTQPATIIGVMPEGFRFPGNQDLWTALTPTNAREDRANRNLVFYGLLKSGVTAAEAQADCVVIASRLAQQFPDTNKDYVPRVQTFHEQFAGGPVRLIFLFMLGAVGFVLLIACANVANLTLSRALARQREISVRAALGASRSRLMRQLLVESVLLSVIGGAFGLGLALAGAHVFDLATQDIGRPYWIDFAMDWRAFAYISALSVAAGLVFGLVPAWRASRVDLNTAMKDGTAGSATQGGKLTAALVVFQFAVTVILLASAGLMVRNFFAVQQMNPFIPAREILAVRLSLPDGPGERYHSGAARQAMHERLQQRLAAVPGVTHAVLTSDFPGLGAQQRAVEIEGKPAADPKQPFQATATFCSPDYLPAINLPVLVGRGLNDTDGVTGKEAAVVTRQFAARYWEGESPIGRRFRLTGLDGKVGPWVTVVGVSGDIVQSAQQRNAPPLAFLSNRQEPWAWIGVLLRTQRDPTSLAASVRAAVQELDPDLPLLQVYTLKSAIEQEHWFLAIFGSLFFTFAAIALLMASVGLYAVVAQNTARRTREIGIRMALGATTDRVVRLMLGRGLAQLGVGLALGFAGALAAAKLMANMIGSVSPRDPLVFLSIALLLSVIGLLACWLPARRAARVAPTEALRAE, encoded by the coding sequence ATGCTCAACGACCTCCGTTTCGCCCTCCGTCAACTCACGCGCCACCGCTGGTTTTCCCTCGCGGTGATCGTCACCCTGGCCCTCGGCATCGGCATCAACACCACCGTCTTCACGCTGGTGAACGCCGTGCTCTTCAAACCGCTGCCCATTCCCGGCGGCGAACGGCTCGCGATCGTCACGCAGGACTGGCCGGAGGGCCGCCTCACGCGCGGCCCGCTTTCGCTGCCGGAGTTCCGCGCCTACCAAAGCCAGAATCGCACCTTCGACGGCCTCGAGGCCATCGAGACCAGTGTCGGCGTCATCGCCGAGCCCGGCGTCTCGCCCGAACGCTACAACCTGGGCGTCTCCACGACGGGATTGTTCGGACTGGTGAAAGCGCAACCGATCCTCGGCCGCGCGCTGCTGCCGAGCGACGGTGCCCCGGGCGCGCCGCTCGTCGTCCTCCTCAGCCACAAGGTCTGGCAACACCACTACGCCGGCGCGCTCGATGTCGTCGGCCGCTCGGTGCGCCTCAACACCCAGCCGGCCACCATCATCGGCGTCATGCCCGAAGGTTTCCGCTTCCCCGGCAACCAGGACCTCTGGACCGCGCTCACGCCGACCAACGCCCGCGAAGACCGCGCCAACCGCAACCTCGTGTTCTACGGCCTGCTCAAATCCGGCGTCACCGCAGCCGAGGCGCAAGCCGACTGCGTCGTCATCGCCTCGCGCCTCGCGCAGCAGTTCCCCGACACGAACAAGGACTACGTGCCGCGCGTGCAGACCTTCCACGAGCAGTTCGCCGGCGGCCCGGTCAGGCTCATTTTCCTCTTCATGCTCGGTGCGGTCGGCTTCGTGCTGCTCATCGCCTGCGCCAACGTCGCCAACCTCACGCTCAGCCGCGCCCTCGCGCGCCAGCGGGAAATTTCCGTCCGCGCCGCCCTCGGCGCCTCGCGCTCGCGCCTCATGCGCCAGCTGCTCGTCGAGAGCGTGCTGCTCAGCGTCATCGGCGGTGCATTCGGCCTCGGCCTCGCGCTGGCTGGCGCGCACGTCTTCGACCTCGCGACGCAGGACATCGGCCGGCCCTACTGGATCGACTTCGCGATGGATTGGCGCGCCTTCGCCTACATCTCCGCCCTCTCGGTTGCGGCCGGCCTCGTGTTCGGCCTCGTGCCGGCCTGGCGCGCTTCGCGCGTCGACCTCAACACCGCGATGAAGGACGGCACCGCCGGCTCCGCCACGCAGGGCGGCAAACTCACGGCCGCACTCGTCGTCTTCCAGTTCGCCGTCACCGTCATCCTGCTCGCGAGCGCCGGACTCATGGTGCGGAATTTCTTCGCTGTGCAGCAGATGAACCCGTTCATCCCCGCACGCGAGATCCTCGCCGTGCGCCTCTCCCTGCCCGACGGCCCCGGCGAACGCTACCACTCCGGCGCGGCGCGCCAAGCGATGCACGAGCGCCTGCAGCAACGCCTCGCCGCCGTTCCCGGCGTCACGCACGCCGTGCTCACGTCGGATTTTCCCGGCCTCGGCGCACAACAGCGGGCCGTCGAGATCGAAGGCAAACCCGCCGCCGACCCGAAGCAGCCGTTCCAAGCCACGGCGACCTTCTGCTCTCCCGATTACCTCCCCGCGATCAACCTGCCCGTGCTCGTCGGACGCGGGTTGAACGACACCGACGGCGTCACCGGCAAGGAAGCCGCCGTCGTCACCCGCCAGTTCGCAGCGCGTTACTGGGAAGGCGAGTCGCCCATCGGCCGCCGCTTCCGCCTCACCGGCCTCGACGGGAAGGTCGGCCCGTGGGTGACGGTCGTCGGCGTGTCCGGCGACATCGTGCAGAGCGCGCAGCAACGCAATGCGCCGCCGCTCGCCTTTCTCTCGAACCGCCAGGAGCCGTGGGCGTGGATCGGCGTGTTGCTGCGCACGCAACGCGATCCGACCTCGCTCGCCGCTTCGGTGCGCGCCGCCGTCCAGGAACTCGATCCGGATTTGCCGCTGCTGCAGGTCTACACGCTCAAATCGGCGATCGAGCAGGAGCACTGGTTCCTCGCGATCTTCGGGTCGCTCTTCTTCACCTTCGCCGCCATCGCGCTGCTCATGGCCTCCGTCGGCCTCTACGCCGTCGTCGCGCAAAACACCGCGCGCCGCACCCGCGAGATCGGCATCCGCATGGCGCTCGGCGCCACCACCGACCGCGTCGTGCGCCTCATGCTCGGCCGCGGCCTCGCGCAGCTCGGCGTGGGCCTCGCGCTGGGTTTTGCCGGCGCCCTGGCCGCCGCGAAACTCATGGCGAACATGATCGGCTCCGTCTCGCCGCGCGACCCGCTGGTTTTCCTCTCGATCGCGCTCCTGCTTTCCGTGATCGGCCTCCTCGCTTGCTGGCTGCCCGCGCGCCGCGCCGCCCGCGTCGCGCCCACCGAGGCGCTCCGTGCCGAGTGA
- a CDS encoding TPM domain-containing protein, giving the protein MSALAPFFRRLVALALVACVVASSLAGAERIPPAPARFVTDTTHTLSGGAVARLNSRLEQYERESSNQILVAMFARMETDSSVEDYTVRVAEAWKVGQKGKNNGAVLFVFKQDRQIYIQVGYGLEPTLTDAVCHQIVENILKPRFRAGDFDGGVSAAVEAMIAATRGEFKGTGRTVHQARDHSPDGFGAMFVVTMLVVLVLIFRRFRREVVVVGGPRRYRSSNGPNIWFGGGSDGGWSSGGGGGWSSGGGGGFSGGGGSFGGGGAGGKW; this is encoded by the coding sequence GTGAGCGCGCTCGCGCCATTTTTCCGGAGGCTCGTCGCGCTCGCACTCGTCGCGTGCGTCGTCGCCTCGTCACTCGCGGGCGCGGAACGCATTCCGCCGGCGCCCGCGCGCTTCGTCACCGATACGACGCACACGCTCTCAGGCGGCGCAGTGGCCCGACTCAACTCGCGCCTCGAGCAATACGAGCGCGAGTCCTCGAACCAGATTCTCGTCGCGATGTTCGCGCGCATGGAGACCGATTCGTCGGTGGAAGACTACACCGTGCGCGTCGCCGAGGCGTGGAAGGTCGGCCAGAAAGGGAAAAACAACGGCGCCGTGCTCTTCGTCTTCAAGCAGGACCGCCAGATCTATATCCAAGTCGGCTACGGCCTCGAGCCCACGCTGACCGACGCGGTCTGTCATCAGATTGTCGAAAACATCCTGAAGCCAAGGTTCCGCGCCGGAGATTTCGACGGTGGCGTGAGCGCGGCAGTCGAAGCGATGATCGCCGCGACGCGCGGGGAGTTCAAGGGCACGGGGCGCACCGTTCATCAGGCGCGTGATCACAGTCCGGATGGTTTTGGGGCGATGTTTGTGGTGACGATGCTTGTGGTGCTCGTCCTGATCTTTCGCCGCTTTCGCCGCGAGGTGGTCGTTGTTGGCGGACCGCGTCGCTACCGCAGCTCGAACGGCCCGAACATCTGGTTCGGCGGCGGCTCCGACGGTGGCTGGTCGTCCGGCGGCGGTGGAGGCTGGTCCTCGGGTGGCGGCGGCGGATTTTCCGGCGGCGGCGGCAGCTTTGGCGGCGGCGGCGCCGGAGGCAAATGGTGA
- a CDS encoding HPr family phosphocarrier protein yields MPWPEGLHLRQAVRLVRTAQRFRAEIRLRSAERIADVRSLLGVLALCAAMGATLDLEATGEDEQEAIRTVQEFFGG; encoded by the coding sequence GTGCCGTGGCCGGAGGGTCTGCATCTGCGGCAAGCGGTGCGCCTGGTGCGCACGGCGCAACGATTTCGCGCCGAGATCCGGCTGCGCAGCGCGGAGCGGATCGCAGACGTCCGCAGCCTGCTCGGCGTGCTCGCGCTCTGCGCCGCGATGGGCGCGACCCTCGATCTCGAAGCCACCGGAGAAGACGAGCAGGAGGCGATCCGGACGGTGCAGGAATTCTTCGGCGGCTGA
- a CDS encoding response regulator transcription factor codes for MRIPANTPIRILLVDDSAIVRHGIRAAIEYAADGRRLEIVAEAATAADALREAQRVQPDVVLLDLRLPDTSGIAICGELRAAAPSARVIVFTSSTDSRTIYDVIVAGADGYLLKEIDPAALVQGIVDGHAGRSVFSPDIAGRMVDILRDGHARLDRAACLHELSPQERRVLAAMAEGQTNKDIAQLLGLSENTVKNYIGRVFEKLGVQRRSQAIALYFDDKTRATTS; via the coding sequence GTGAGAATCCCCGCCAACACCCCGATCCGCATCCTCCTGGTCGACGACAGCGCCATCGTCCGCCACGGCATCCGCGCAGCCATCGAGTATGCGGCCGACGGGCGCCGCCTCGAGATCGTCGCGGAGGCCGCGACCGCCGCCGATGCCCTGCGCGAAGCGCAGCGCGTGCAACCGGACGTCGTGCTGCTCGACCTGCGGCTCCCCGACACCAGTGGCATCGCGATCTGCGGCGAGCTTCGCGCGGCCGCCCCCTCGGCGCGCGTCATCGTGTTCACCTCGTCCACCGACAGCCGGACGATCTACGACGTGATCGTCGCCGGCGCCGATGGTTATCTTCTGAAGGAGATCGATCCCGCCGCGCTGGTCCAAGGCATCGTCGACGGCCACGCCGGACGTTCCGTCTTTTCGCCCGATATCGCCGGGCGCATGGTCGACATCTTGCGCGACGGCCATGCCCGCCTCGACCGCGCCGCGTGCCTGCATGAGCTCTCGCCCCAAGAACGCCGGGTCCTCGCGGCCATGGCGGAGGGCCAGACGAACAAGGACATCGCCCAACTCCTCGGCCTGAGCGAGAATACCGTGAAGAACTACATCGGGCGGGTGTTCGAGAAACTCGGCGTCCAACGCCGGTCGCAGGCGATCGCGCTCTATTTCGACGACAAGACCCGAGCGACCACCTCCTAG
- a CDS encoding LemA family protein: MKTLLIVLGVLAAFVGVIGIAAVSSYNGLVNRSQAVDAQWAQVQNVYQRRADLVPNLVATVAGAANFEKSTLTEVTAARASVGQVKLDPSKAPTDAAQLAEFERAQGQLATALSRLLVVAERYPDLKATANFGALQSQLEGTENRIAVERGRFNDVARDYNSAIRRFPSVLFAGMLGFQPKAYFAAKAGADTPPEVKFDFSAKKP; the protein is encoded by the coding sequence ATGAAAACTCTCCTCATCGTTCTCGGCGTGCTCGCCGCGTTCGTCGGTGTGATCGGCATCGCCGCCGTCAGCAGCTACAACGGCCTCGTCAACCGCTCGCAGGCGGTCGACGCCCAGTGGGCGCAGGTTCAGAACGTCTACCAACGGCGCGCCGATCTCGTCCCGAACCTCGTCGCCACCGTCGCCGGCGCGGCCAACTTCGAGAAGTCCACGCTCACCGAAGTCACCGCCGCGCGCGCCTCGGTCGGCCAGGTGAAGCTCGATCCCAGCAAGGCGCCGACCGACGCCGCGCAACTCGCCGAGTTCGAGCGCGCGCAAGGCCAGCTCGCCACCGCGCTCTCACGCCTCCTCGTCGTCGCCGAGCGCTATCCCGACTTGAAGGCGACCGCCAATTTCGGCGCGCTCCAGTCGCAACTCGAAGGCACCGAGAACCGCATCGCCGTCGAGCGCGGCCGCTTCAACGACGTCGCCCGCGACTACAACTCCGCCATCCGCCGCTTCCCGAGCGTGCTCTTCGCCGGCATGCTCGGCTTCCAGCCGAAAGCCTACTTCGCCGCCAAGGCCGGCGCCGACACGCCGCCCGAAGTGAAATTCGATTTCAGCGCGAAAAAACCGTGA
- a CDS encoding prepilin-type N-terminal cleavage/methylation domain-containing protein — MKPVRLRPRSAGFTLVEVMVSGVLGSIVLTGVMTSFLMMGRSGQLLYNYNNMAGDARTALEEFGQDVRMASALTYNSATSVTLTVPDNYAANSNQVTYAYGTVTVGTTTYANCFYRRPGGSASAAAATPLVRNTTACTFTRYDVLGTAVATDAATKRLELAISVSTRNQTIPSATDNILSATYVLRNK; from the coding sequence ATGAAACCGGTCCGCCTCCGCCCCCGCTCCGCCGGCTTCACCCTGGTCGAAGTCATGGTCTCCGGTGTCCTCGGCTCGATCGTCCTGACCGGCGTGATGACCTCGTTCCTGATGATGGGACGCAGCGGCCAGCTGCTCTACAACTACAACAACATGGCCGGCGACGCCCGCACCGCGCTCGAGGAGTTCGGCCAGGATGTCCGCATGGCCAGCGCCCTCACCTACAACAGCGCCACCTCGGTCACCCTCACCGTGCCGGACAACTACGCGGCCAACTCGAACCAAGTGACCTACGCCTACGGCACGGTCACCGTCGGCACGACGACCTACGCCAACTGCTTTTACCGCCGCCCCGGCGGCAGCGCTTCCGCCGCGGCCGCCACCCCGCTCGTCCGCAACACCACCGCCTGCACTTTCACCCGCTACGACGTCCTCGGCACCGCCGTCGCGACCGACGCCGCCACCAAACGCCTTGAACTCGCCATCAGCGTCAGCACGCGCAACCAGACGATCCCCTCCGCGACCGACAACATCCTCTCCGCCACCTATGTCCTCCGGAACAAATAG
- a CDS encoding ABC transporter permease: protein MFHDLRFALRQLARYRWFSLAVIVTLALGIGINTTVFTLVNAVLFKPVPVPGGERLVAVTQQWPENRYNRGPISYPEFEAYRTQNRTFEGLEAVDRSGGIIAEPATPPERYGMGVISPGLFSLLKTQPILGRAFTPADGVAGAPTVLMLSHQVWQQRYAGASDVIGRNVRLNGQPATIIGVMPEGFKFPDSEELWTALRPTPELADRHHRSLMLFGVRKPGTSVTEAQTDLNVIAARLTKEFPDTNKDVVPRVQTFHDLFNGGPIKLIFLLMLGAVGFVLLIACANVANMMLSRAIVRGREMAVRAAMGASRAQIVRQLLVESVLLSVLGGAVGLGLAQFGVHAFDLATQDVGKPYWIQFTMDWRAFVYFAAISVATGIVFGLIPALRASRVDLNTALKDGTAGGTARGGKLTGALVVFQFAATVMLLAGAGLMMKSFFAVQQINPFVPAEQILGIRLALPDGKGERYETPESRKAMHERLQQRLAALPGVKQAVLTSDFPGLGSSDRTVEIEGKPTADPKRPNRAAVIFATPDYLPAINLPVLVGRGLDDADGAPGKESAVVTREFAARYWGDASPLGRKMRFLGDDQKPGPWITVVGVSGDLVQNFQQRNSPPLVFLSDRQEPWAWIGVMLRAEGDPTALTPAVRAAVQEIDADLPLFQVRTLKEAIAHDSWFLAVFGSLFFTFAVIALLMAAVGIYAVVAQNTARRTREIGIRMALGATAAIVVRLMLGRGLMQLGLGLIIGFGGAFATTRLMDSILGQTSPTDPIVFVTVAALLGSIGLFACWLPARRAAHVAPTEALRTE from the coding sequence ATGTTTCACGACCTCCGCTTCGCCCTCCGCCAGCTCGCCCGCTACCGCTGGTTTTCCCTCGCCGTCATCGTCACGCTCGCTCTCGGCATCGGCATCAACACCACCGTCTTCACGCTGGTGAACGCCGTCCTCTTCAAACCCGTGCCCGTTCCCGGCGGCGAACGCCTCGTCGCCGTCACGCAGCAATGGCCGGAAAACCGCTACAACCGCGGCCCGATCTCCTATCCCGAATTCGAGGCCTACCGGACGCAGAACCGCACGTTCGAGGGACTCGAGGCCGTCGACCGCTCCGGCGGCATCATCGCCGAACCCGCCACGCCGCCCGAGCGCTACGGCATGGGCGTCATCTCGCCCGGATTGTTTTCACTCCTGAAAACCCAACCGATCCTCGGCCGCGCGTTCACCCCCGCCGACGGCGTCGCCGGCGCGCCCACCGTGCTCATGCTCAGCCACCAAGTCTGGCAGCAGCGCTACGCCGGCGCCTCCGATGTCATCGGCCGCAACGTCCGCCTCAACGGCCAGCCCGCCACCATCATCGGCGTCATGCCGGAAGGCTTCAAATTCCCCGACAGCGAGGAACTCTGGACCGCACTGCGCCCCACGCCGGAACTCGCCGACCGCCACCACCGCAGCCTGATGCTCTTCGGCGTGCGCAAACCGGGCACGAGCGTCACCGAGGCCCAGACCGATCTCAACGTCATCGCTGCGCGCCTGACCAAGGAATTCCCCGACACCAACAAGGACGTCGTGCCGCGCGTGCAGACTTTCCACGACCTGTTCAACGGCGGCCCGATCAAGCTCATCTTCCTGCTCATGCTCGGCGCCGTCGGCTTCGTGCTGCTCATCGCCTGCGCCAACGTCGCCAACATGATGCTCAGCCGCGCCATCGTCCGCGGCCGCGAGATGGCTGTGCGCGCCGCGATGGGCGCCTCGCGCGCGCAGATCGTCCGGCAGCTGCTCGTCGAAAGCGTGCTGCTCAGCGTGCTCGGCGGCGCGGTCGGACTCGGCCTCGCGCAGTTCGGCGTGCACGCCTTCGATCTCGCGACGCAGGACGTCGGCAAGCCCTACTGGATCCAATTCACGATGGACTGGCGCGCCTTCGTCTATTTCGCCGCGATCTCCGTCGCCACCGGCATCGTCTTCGGCCTCATCCCCGCGCTGCGCGCCTCGCGCGTCGATCTCAACACCGCACTGAAGGACGGCACCGCCGGCGGCACCGCGCGCGGCGGCAAACTCACCGGCGCGCTCGTCGTGTTCCAGTTCGCCGCCACCGTCATGCTGCTCGCCGGCGCCGGCCTCATGATGAAGAGCTTCTTTGCGGTGCAGCAGATCAACCCCTTCGTGCCCGCGGAACAGATTCTCGGCATCCGCCTCGCCCTGCCCGATGGCAAGGGCGAACGCTACGAGACGCCCGAGTCCCGCAAGGCCATGCACGAACGTCTCCAGCAGCGCCTCGCCGCCCTCCCCGGCGTGAAGCAAGCCGTGCTCACGTCGGATTTCCCCGGCCTCGGCTCGTCGGACCGCACGGTTGAAATCGAAGGCAAGCCCACCGCGGACCCGAAACGCCCCAACCGCGCCGCCGTGATCTTCGCCACGCCGGATTATCTGCCCGCGATCAACCTCCCCGTCCTCGTCGGCCGCGGCCTGGACGACGCCGACGGCGCACCGGGGAAGGAATCCGCCGTCGTCACCCGCGAATTCGCCGCGCGTTACTGGGGCGACGCCTCGCCTCTCGGTCGCAAGATGCGCTTCCTCGGCGACGATCAGAAACCCGGCCCGTGGATCACGGTCGTCGGCGTGAGCGGCGACCTCGTGCAGAATTTCCAACAGCGCAACTCGCCGCCGCTCGTCTTCCTGTCCGACCGGCAGGAGCCGTGGGCCTGGATCGGCGTCATGCTGCGCGCCGAGGGCGATCCCACCGCGCTGACGCCGGCGGTCCGCGCCGCCGTGCAGGAGATCGATGCCGACCTGCCGCTGTTCCAAGTGCGCACACTCAAGGAGGCCATCGCGCACGACAGCTGGTTCCTCGCGGTGTTCGGCTCGCTCTTTTTCACCTTCGCCGTCATCGCGCTGTTGATGGCCGCCGTCGGCATCTACGCCGTCGTCGCGCAAAACACCGCGCGCCGCACCCGCGAGATCGGCATCCGCATGGCGCTCGGCGCCACCGCCGCCATCGTCGTGCGGCTGATGCTCGGGCGCGGCCTGATGCAGCTCGGCCTCGGACTCATCATCGGCTTCGGCGGCGCCTTCGCCACCACGCGCCTCATGGACAGCATCCTCGGCCAGACTTCCCCGACGGATCCGATCGTCTTCGTCACCGTCGCCGCGTTGCTTGGCAGCATCGGTCTGTTCGCCTGCTGGCTGCCCGCGCGCCGCGCCGCCCACGTCGCGCCGACCGAGGCGCTGCGCACCGAGTAA